In a single window of the Flavobacterium ammoniigenes genome:
- a CDS encoding alpha/beta hydrolase translates to MTKKKNKKLDPLPIPKIIVRTGQFLNLISTKAVVLYAAKLFTTPIKHKIPKRELEMDTNSTQQLIKVPSIEKSIMVYQYGNSDKKVLLVHGWSGRGTQLFKIADALLKEGYATISFDAPAHGKSPGNSSIMLEFIASIFELEKQFGPFEIAIGHSLGGMAVLNAVKSGFHTNKIIVIGSGDIVQDIIDDFIKKLQLQPLISLKLRDYFENKYKEAMDNYSAFKAAATIDLPILVIHDEHDYEVPVKAGINIHKHVKNGEILLTQGLGHRKILGDASVIQKIIEFIKPNN, encoded by the coding sequence ATGACTAAGAAAAAAAATAAAAAACTAGATCCACTACCAATTCCTAAAATTATTGTAAGAACTGGACAGTTTTTAAACCTTATTTCAACTAAAGCGGTAGTATTATATGCCGCAAAATTATTCACCACTCCCATCAAACACAAAATTCCAAAGCGAGAATTGGAAATGGATACTAATAGTACCCAACAATTGATTAAGGTACCCTCTATTGAGAAATCGATAATGGTATATCAATATGGAAACAGTGACAAAAAGGTACTGTTAGTTCACGGTTGGTCTGGAAGAGGTACCCAGCTTTTTAAAATAGCCGATGCCTTGCTTAAGGAAGGATATGCCACTATAAGTTTTGATGCGCCAGCTCACGGAAAATCGCCTGGAAATTCGAGTATTATGCTAGAGTTTATAGCCTCAATCTTTGAATTAGAAAAGCAGTTTGGTCCATTCGAAATTGCAATTGGACACTCATTGGGTGGAATGGCGGTGCTGAATGCCGTTAAATCAGGATTTCATACAAACAAGATTATAGTGATTGGTAGCGGTGATATCGTACAAGATATAATAGATGATTTTATCAAAAAATTACAATTACAACCACTCATAAGCTTGAAATTGCGCGATTATTTTGAAAACAAATACAAAGAGGCAATGGATAATTATTCGGCTTTTAAAGCGGCTGCTACTATAGATTTACCAATTTTAGTTATTCATGACGAACATGATTATGAAGTTCCCGTAAAAGCGGGAATTAATATTCATAAGCATGTGAAAAACGGTGAAATACTGCTCACCCAAGGGTTAGGACACCGAAAAATATTGGGAGACGCTTCAGTAATTCAAAAAATAATTGAATTCATAAAACCAAATAACTAA
- a CDS encoding MFS transporter → MADLPKGNNKLLNAWAFYDWANSVYSLVISSAVFPIFYEALFSERSHYISVFGFSLKNSALISFVTAFAFLVVAFISPILSGISDYVGNKKSFMKFFCYLGALSCIGLYWFSLDNLYLGLVFYFLGLVGFWGSWVFYNSYLPDIAFPNQQDAISAKGFSYGYVGSVILLIVNLAMIMIPDVFGISGTKGEAAMKAMRYSFGMVGIWWILFSQYTYYYLPKGNKIVAANLKKHILFNGFKELKKVWYLLAENSTLKRYLASFFVYSMAVQTVMLIATYFGAQEIQWASQSESTTGLIICILLIQLVAIVGATFTSKASAKYGNIPTLMAINAFWILLCAMAYFITLPIHFYVMAGLVGLVMGGIQALSRSTYSKLLPDTEDTASFFSFYDVAEKIGIVIGMCVYGIIDQITGSPRFAIVFLGLFFVIGLILLRRVPKTAELE, encoded by the coding sequence ATGGCAGATTTACCAAAAGGAAATAATAAATTATTGAATGCTTGGGCATTTTACGATTGGGCTAATTCCGTATATTCATTAGTAATTTCCTCAGCGGTTTTTCCAATTTTTTACGAGGCTCTTTTTTCTGAACGCAGTCATTATATATCTGTATTCGGATTTTCGCTAAAAAATTCGGCTTTAATTAGTTTTGTTACCGCTTTTGCCTTTTTGGTAGTGGCATTTATTTCACCGATTCTTTCTGGAATTTCCGATTATGTGGGGAACAAAAAATCCTTTATGAAGTTCTTTTGTTATTTGGGCGCTTTGTCTTGTATTGGATTGTATTGGTTTAGCCTTGATAATTTATATCTCGGATTAGTTTTTTACTTTTTAGGATTAGTAGGTTTTTGGGGTAGTTGGGTTTTTTATAATTCGTATTTACCAGATATCGCTTTTCCAAATCAACAGGATGCTATTAGTGCCAAAGGCTTTTCATACGGCTATGTTGGTAGTGTAATTTTGTTAATCGTTAATCTAGCAATGATCATGATCCCAGATGTTTTCGGAATCTCGGGAACAAAAGGAGAAGCAGCGATGAAAGCCATGCGCTATTCTTTTGGTATGGTCGGAATTTGGTGGATTTTATTCAGTCAATATACCTATTATTATTTGCCGAAAGGAAATAAAATTGTAGCTGCTAATTTGAAAAAGCATATTCTATTTAATGGATTTAAAGAATTGAAAAAAGTATGGTATTTATTAGCTGAAAATAGTACCTTAAAAAGGTATTTAGCTAGTTTCTTTGTTTACAGTATGGCTGTGCAAACAGTGATGTTAATTGCTACTTATTTTGGAGCTCAAGAAATTCAATGGGCTTCCCAAAGCGAAAGTACCACGGGATTAATCATTTGTATTTTATTGATTCAATTAGTTGCTATAGTAGGGGCTACGTTTACATCGAAAGCCTCTGCCAAATACGGTAATATTCCCACCTTGATGGCTATTAATGCATTTTGGATTTTATTGTGCGCGATGGCTTATTTTATCACTTTACCTATTCATTTTTATGTCATGGCAGGTTTAGTAGGTTTGGTTATGGGAGGTATTCAAGCGCTTTCGCGTTCCACTTATTCAAAATTACTTCCGGACACTGAAGACACGGCTTCTTTTTTTAGTTTTTATGATGTAGCTGAGAAAATTGGAATCGTAATTGGAATGTGTGTGTATGGTATTATTGATCAAATTACCGGTAGTCCGCGATTTGCGATTGTGTTTTTAGGACTCTTCTTTGTAATTGGTCTTATTTTATTGCGTCGTGTTCCAAAAACGGCAGAATTGGAATAA
- the lon gene encoding endopeptidase La, whose product MSNHKILTIDNLSLQEFDSEAELIPLLTPEDEEEMNNEELPESLPILPLRNMVLFPGVVIPITAGRDKSIKLINDANASGKNIGVVAQKNEEDEDPTKDDIHTVGTVARILRVLKMPDGNITIILQGKKRFEIEEVVSEEPYITATVKEVPEKRPKKNDTEFNAIIDSLKELAVKIIQESPNLPSEATFAIKNIESKSFLVNFVSSNMNLSVKEKQDLLKINNLKDRALETLRFMNVELQKLELKNDIQSKVRFDLDQQQREYFLHQQMKTIQEELGGVSHEEEFDEMSQRAKTKKWDETTQKHFEKELSKLRRMNPQAPDFSIQRNYLDLFLDLPWNEFSEDNFDLKHAQKILDRDHFGLEDVKKRMIEHLAVLKLRKDMKSPIICLTGPPGVGKTSIGRSIAEALGRKYVRISLGGLRDEAEIRGHRKTYIGALPGRIIQSLKKAGTSNPVFVLDEIDKLSNSHSGDPSSALLEVLDPEQNNSFYDNFLEMGYDLSKVMFIATSNNMSTIQPALRDRMEVIKMSGYTIEEKVEIARQHLFPRQLKEHGLTSKDLTIGKKQLEKIVEGYTRESGVRGLENKLAQVIRNAAKSVAMEEEYNKKVTDADIVNVLGVPRLERDKYESNDVAGVVIGLAWTSVGGDILFIESLLSPGKGTMTITGNLGTVMKESATIALEFIKANSASMGLNSDLLNKYNIHLHVPEGATPKDGPSAGIAMLTSLVSLLTQKRVKKNLAMTGEITLRGKVLPVGGIKEKILAAKRANIKEIILCHENKSDIDEIKPEYLEGLTFHYVKEMSEVLQIAITEQKVKNAKKLD is encoded by the coding sequence ATGTCAAATCATAAAATACTCACAATTGACAATCTGTCACTTCAAGAATTTGATTCAGAAGCTGAATTAATCCCGTTATTGACTCCGGAAGATGAGGAGGAAATGAACAATGAAGAATTGCCGGAATCCTTACCCATTTTGCCATTGCGCAATATGGTCTTGTTTCCAGGTGTGGTTATTCCCATTACTGCGGGACGAGACAAATCAATTAAATTGATCAATGATGCGAACGCATCGGGAAAAAATATTGGTGTAGTTGCACAAAAAAATGAAGAAGACGAAGATCCAACAAAAGATGACATTCATACTGTTGGAACCGTAGCTCGAATTTTGCGTGTTCTCAAAATGCCTGATGGCAATATTACTATAATTTTACAAGGAAAAAAACGTTTCGAAATTGAAGAAGTAGTTTCAGAAGAGCCTTACATTACTGCAACCGTAAAAGAAGTTCCTGAAAAACGTCCTAAAAAGAACGATACCGAATTCAATGCAATCATTGATTCTCTAAAAGAATTAGCAGTTAAGATCATTCAAGAAAGTCCTAATTTGCCTAGCGAAGCTACCTTTGCTATCAAAAATATTGAAAGCAAATCTTTCTTGGTGAATTTTGTTTCTTCCAATATGAACCTTTCGGTAAAAGAGAAACAAGATTTGTTGAAAATCAATAATCTGAAAGATCGTGCTTTGGAAACTTTACGTTTTATGAATGTAGAGTTGCAAAAATTGGAATTGAAAAACGACATTCAATCTAAAGTACGTTTTGATTTAGACCAACAACAACGCGAATATTTTCTGCACCAACAAATGAAAACCATTCAAGAAGAATTGGGTGGCGTTTCTCATGAAGAAGAGTTTGACGAAATGAGTCAGCGTGCCAAAACTAAAAAGTGGGACGAAACTACACAAAAGCATTTCGAAAAAGAATTGTCAAAATTGCGAAGAATGAATCCGCAAGCGCCTGATTTCAGTATTCAAAGAAACTATTTGGATTTGTTTTTGGACTTGCCTTGGAATGAATTCTCAGAAGATAATTTCGATTTAAAACATGCTCAAAAAATTCTAGATCGTGATCATTTTGGTTTGGAAGATGTGAAGAAACGAATGATTGAACACTTGGCAGTATTAAAATTACGCAAGGATATGAAGTCACCAATTATCTGTTTAACAGGACCTCCGGGTGTAGGAAAAACCTCTATTGGACGTTCCATTGCAGAAGCCTTGGGTAGAAAATATGTTCGAATTTCTTTGGGTGGATTACGTGATGAAGCAGAGATTCGCGGACATAGAAAAACGTATATCGGAGCTTTACCAGGACGAATTATTCAAAGTTTGAAAAAAGCAGGTACATCCAATCCTGTTTTTGTTCTGGATGAAATTGATAAATTATCCAACAGTCATAGCGGTGATCCATCTTCGGCATTATTAGAAGTATTGGATCCGGAACAAAACAATTCATTTTATGATAATTTCCTTGAAATGGGATACGATTTATCAAAAGTGATGTTTATTGCGACGTCTAATAATATGAGTACCATTCAACCTGCTTTGCGAGACAGAATGGAAGTAATCAAAATGTCGGGCTATACGATTGAAGAGAAAGTAGAGATTGCGCGTCAGCATTTATTTCCAAGGCAATTAAAAGAACACGGATTGACGTCTAAAGACTTGACGATTGGTAAAAAACAATTGGAAAAAATTGTAGAAGGCTATACGCGTGAATCTGGCGTTCGTGGATTGGAAAACAAATTAGCACAAGTCATCCGAAATGCTGCTAAATCAGTTGCGATGGAGGAGGAGTACAATAAAAAAGTTACGGATGCAGATATCGTAAATGTATTGGGCGTTCCAAGATTGGAAAGAGACAAATACGAAAGCAATGATGTAGCAGGAGTAGTTATTGGATTAGCTTGGACCAGTGTTGGAGGTGATATTTTATTTATTGAATCCTTACTTTCTCCAGGAAAAGGAACGATGACGATTACAGGTAATTTAGGTACGGTAATGAAAGAATCGGCTACGATTGCTTTGGAGTTTATCAAAGCCAATTCGGCATCCATGGGATTGAATTCAGACCTTTTAAATAAATACAACATTCATTTACACGTACCAGAAGGGGCGACGCCAAAAGACGGACCAAGTGCTGGTATTGCCATGTTGACCTCTTTAGTTTCTTTGCTTACGCAAAAAAGAGTAAAGAAAAATTTAGCCATGACTGGAGAAATTACCTTGAGAGGAAAAGTATTACCAGTGGGCGGAATTAAAGAAAAAATATTAGCAGCAAAAAGAGCCAATATTAAGGAGATTATTTTATGTCATGAAAATAAAAGTGACATTGACGAAATTAAACCAGAATATCTCGAAGGACTTACGTTTCATTATGTAAAAGAAATGAGCGAAGTATTGCAAATTGCGATCACAGAGCAGAAAGTCAAAAATGCGAAGAAGTTAGACTAA
- the cmk gene encoding (d)CMP kinase: MNKITIAIDGFSSTGKSTLAKQLAQQLGYIYVDTGAMYRAVAFFAMQNQYISIDSFNKVELVNHLKNISLEFKFNNELGFAEMYLNGQNVEKEIRTIEVSAYVSKVAEVSEVRSKLVEQQQEMGKNKGIVMDGRDIGTVVFPDAELKIFMTASAATRAQRRFDELVQKGDAVTYEEVLKNVEERDYIDTHRKDSPLVMAEDAVEIDNSHLSREEQFQVVLDLVNAIIATN, from the coding sequence ATAAATAAAATCACCATAGCCATTGATGGATTTTCTTCTACAGGAAAAAGTACCTTGGCTAAACAATTGGCCCAACAGTTGGGTTATATCTATGTGGATACTGGAGCGATGTACCGAGCTGTTGCTTTTTTTGCAATGCAAAACCAATATATTTCAATTGATTCTTTCAATAAAGTAGAATTGGTTAACCATTTAAAAAACATTAGTTTAGAATTTAAATTCAATAATGAATTAGGTTTTGCCGAAATGTACTTGAACGGACAGAATGTAGAAAAGGAAATACGTACTATTGAAGTCTCGGCTTATGTAAGTAAGGTGGCGGAAGTATCCGAAGTTCGGTCCAAATTAGTTGAGCAACAACAAGAAATGGGAAAAAATAAAGGCATCGTTATGGATGGACGCGATATTGGCACAGTTGTTTTTCCGGATGCTGAATTGAAGATTTTTATGACCGCGAGTGCTGCTACACGTGCGCAACGACGTTTTGACGAATTAGTTCAAAAAGGAGATGCGGTAACTTACGAAGAAGTATTGAAAAATGTTGAAGAACGAGATTATATCGATACCCATCGCAAGGATTCTCCACTAGTAATGGCTGAGGATGCAGTTGAAATTGACAATTCGCATTTGTCAAGGGAAGAGCAATTTCAAGTTGTTTTGGATTTAGTAAATGCAATTATTGCAACCAATTAA
- a CDS encoding nucleoside permease translates to MSIKLRLTVMSFLQFFVWGAWLITVANYWFGTKHWDGAQFGAIFSTMGIASIFMPTLCGIIADRWINAEKLYGALHILGGLTLFYVPQVTSPTDFFWVILVAMIFYMPTIALSNSVAYNALKKGNLDVVKDFPPIRVWGTVGFIVAMWITNLTDNKASENQFYIAAIAAVFLGVYAFTLPKCLPEGKTTDSKSFIDLIGLSSFKLFADYKLALFFLFSMFLGAALQLTNAYGDVYLDDFKLLPEYADSLVVKYSTIIMSISQISETLFILAIPFFLKRFGIKQVMLFSMIAWVLRFGLFAYGNPGDGLWMIIMSCIVYGMAFDFFNISGSLFIETSTDSTIRSSAQGLFMMMTNGFGAIFGSITSGYIIEKYFTTPEGKDWHMIWLTFAIYALVITVAFAIFFKHKHNPTEIEQVSH, encoded by the coding sequence ATGAGTATAAAATTGAGATTGACAGTCATGAGCTTTTTGCAGTTTTTTGTATGGGGCGCTTGGTTAATTACTGTTGCAAATTATTGGTTTGGTACAAAACATTGGGATGGAGCACAATTTGGAGCCATATTTTCTACAATGGGAATTGCTTCTATTTTTATGCCTACACTTTGTGGTATTATTGCTGACCGATGGATTAATGCTGAAAAATTATATGGTGCCTTACATATCTTAGGAGGTTTAACTCTTTTTTATGTACCTCAGGTGACCAGTCCGACTGATTTTTTTTGGGTGATATTAGTAGCTATGATTTTTTATATGCCTACTATTGCTTTGTCCAATTCGGTGGCGTATAACGCTTTGAAAAAAGGGAATTTGGATGTCGTAAAAGATTTTCCACCTATCCGCGTTTGGGGAACAGTTGGTTTTATTGTTGCTATGTGGATTACCAATTTGACCGATAATAAAGCTAGCGAAAATCAATTTTATATTGCAGCTATTGCAGCTGTATTTTTAGGAGTTTACGCCTTTACCTTACCTAAATGTTTGCCAGAAGGCAAAACGACAGATAGTAAATCGTTTATTGATTTGATCGGATTGAGTTCTTTTAAATTATTTGCTGATTATAAATTGGCCTTATTCTTTTTGTTTAGTATGTTTTTAGGAGCTGCGTTACAATTGACTAATGCGTATGGAGATGTATACTTAGATGATTTTAAATTATTGCCTGAATATGCAGATTCATTAGTAGTAAAATATTCGACCATAATTATGTCGATTTCACAAATTTCAGAGACCTTATTCATTTTGGCTATCCCGTTTTTCTTAAAACGTTTTGGAATTAAACAAGTTATGTTGTTTAGTATGATAGCTTGGGTGTTGCGTTTTGGCTTATTTGCATATGGAAACCCAGGTGATGGATTGTGGATGATTATTATGTCGTGTATTGTTTACGGAATGGCATTCGACTTTTTTAATATTTCAGGATCGCTATTTATTGAAACGTCAACAGATTCAACCATACGTTCATCAGCACAAGGCTTGTTTATGATGATGACGAATGGTTTTGGAGCTATTTTTGGAAGTATTACAAGTGGCTATATCATAGAAAAATATTTTACGACTCCAGAAGGAAAAGACTGGCATATGATTTGGCTTACTTTCGCTATTTACGCCTTGGTCATTACGGTGGCTTTTGCTATATTCTTCAAACACAAGCATAATCCTACTGAAATAGAGCAAGTTAGTCATTAA
- the rpsA gene encoding 30S ribosomal protein S1, giving the protein MSEQLKSQEEFLANFNWHNFQEGIDAVDEKNLQEFEALVSKTFIATDQEEVVEGVVVRITDRDVIVDINAKSEGVISLNEFRYNPNLKVGDKVEVLIDIREDKTGQLVLSHRKARTIKSWDRVISANETGEIVTGFVKCRTKGGMIVDVFGIEAFLPGSQIDVKPIRDYDVYVNKNMEFKVVKINHEFKNVVVSHKALIEADIEVQKKEIIGQLQKGQVLEGVVKNITSYGVFIDLGGVDGLIHITDLSWSRINHPSEVLELDQKLNVVILDFDDEKTRIQLGLKQLNAHPWDALDANLAVGDKVKGKVVVIADYGAFIEVAEGVEGLIHVSEMSWSTHLRSAQDFVKVGDIVEGVILTLDRDDRKMSLGIKQLTQDPWTDITSKYPVGSKHSGIVRNFTNFGIFVELEEGIDGLIYISDLSWTKKIKHPSEFVNVGEKLDVVVLELDVEGRKLSLGHKQTTANPWDQYEGSFAVGTIHTGEIAEIVDKGATVEFGDDIVAFIPTRHLEKEDGKKLKKGESADFKVIEFNKEFKRVVASHTAIFREEEEKNVRTVSENTSSASTTNAPAATLGDNNDVLAALKAKMEKTEKK; this is encoded by the coding sequence ATGTCTGAACAATTAAAATCACAAGAAGAGTTTTTAGCAAATTTTAACTGGCATAACTTCCAAGAAGGAATTGATGCAGTAGATGAAAAAAACTTACAAGAATTCGAAGCATTAGTATCAAAAACTTTTATTGCTACAGATCAAGAAGAAGTAGTAGAAGGTGTTGTTGTTAGAATTACAGATAGAGACGTTATCGTTGATATCAATGCAAAATCGGAAGGTGTTATTTCTTTAAACGAATTCCGTTACAATCCAAACTTAAAAGTAGGTGACAAAGTAGAAGTATTAATTGACATCCGTGAGGACAAAACAGGTCAGTTAGTATTATCACATAGAAAAGCACGTACTATCAAATCTTGGGATAGAGTTATTTCTGCAAACGAAACAGGTGAAATCGTTACTGGTTTTGTTAAATGTAGAACTAAAGGTGGTATGATCGTTGACGTTTTCGGAATCGAAGCGTTCTTACCAGGTTCACAAATTGATGTGAAACCAATCCGTGATTATGATGTTTACGTAAACAAAAACATGGAATTCAAAGTAGTTAAAATTAACCACGAATTCAAAAATGTTGTTGTATCTCACAAAGCGCTTATTGAAGCGGATATTGAGGTTCAGAAAAAAGAAATCATTGGTCAATTACAAAAAGGACAAGTATTAGAAGGTGTGGTTAAAAACATTACTTCTTATGGTGTGTTTATTGACTTAGGTGGTGTTGATGGATTAATCCACATTACTGACCTTTCTTGGTCAAGAATCAATCACCCAAGTGAAGTTCTTGAATTAGATCAAAAATTAAATGTTGTAATCCTTGATTTCGATGATGAGAAAACAAGAATTCAATTAGGATTGAAACAATTAAACGCTCACCCATGGGATGCTTTAGATGCTAACTTAGCTGTTGGTGATAAAGTAAAAGGTAAAGTAGTTGTAATCGCTGATTACGGTGCATTTATCGAAGTTGCTGAAGGTGTTGAAGGTTTAATCCACGTTTCTGAAATGTCTTGGTCTACTCACTTACGTTCTGCTCAAGATTTCGTAAAAGTGGGTGATATCGTTGAAGGAGTTATCTTAACTTTGGATAGAGACGATCGTAAGATGTCTTTAGGTATCAAACAATTGACACAAGATCCATGGACTGACATTACTTCTAAATACCCAGTAGGTTCTAAACATTCTGGTATCGTTAGAAACTTTACAAACTTTGGAATTTTCGTAGAATTAGAAGAAGGAATCGACGGATTGATTTATATCTCTGACCTTTCTTGGACTAAGAAAATCAAACATCCATCTGAGTTTGTAAATGTTGGTGAAAAATTAGACGTAGTTGTATTAGAATTAGATGTTGAAGGACGTAAATTATCTTTAGGTCACAAACAAACTACTGCTAATCCTTGGGATCAATATGAAGGTTCTTTCGCTGTTGGAACTATCCACACAGGAGAAATTGCTGAAATCGTTGACAAAGGAGCTACTGTAGAATTTGGTGATGATATCGTTGCTTTCATTCCTACTCGTCACTTAGAAAAAGAAGACGGTAAGAAATTGAAAAAAGGAGAATCTGCTGATTTCAAAGTAATCGAATTCAATAAAGAATTCAAAAGAGTAGTTGCTTCTCATACTGCAATCTTCCGTGAAGAAGAAGAGAAAAATGTGAGAACAGTTTCTGAAAATACTTCATCTGCTTCAACTACTAATGCACCAGCTGCAACTTTAGGAGATAACAATGATGTATTAGCAGCTTTGAAAGCTAAAATGGAAAAAACAGAGAAAAAATAA
- the pheT gene encoding phenylalanine--tRNA ligase subunit beta: MKISYNWIKQFIKIDWQSEETAALLTDLGLEVEVVEKYQSVKGGLEGIVVGHVLTCVPHPDADRLKITTVDLGDGIPVQIVCGASNVAAGQKVPVATIGTVLYDKEGESFTIKKGKIRGQESHGMICAEDEIGLGSSHEGIMVLDPSLQPGIPAATVFKIENDEVFEIGLTPNRADAMSHYGTARDLRAGMIQSGVNVELITPSVTKFRVDKRTLKIDIDVKESNLVPRYCGLTISGITVQPSPAWLQNRLKAIGLNPKNNIVDVTNYVLHELGQPLHAFDAAKINGKVIVKTLPSGTKFTTLDDVERSLHEEDIMICDENGPLCIAGVFGGKESGVSESTTSIFLESAYFNPVSVRKTAKRHQLNTDASFRFERGIDPSITDYALKRAALLIQEVAGGEITSDLIDVYPKKIDDFSVFLNFNKVTKIIGQEIPKDIIKKILVSLDIKVNSVTDSGLGLTIPAYRVDVQREIDVIEEILRVYGYNNIKFSNKVNATIANSPRTEDYKIQNVVATQLNSQGFHEMMANSLTTANYIQLSDLLKEEHNVTMLNPLSSDLATMRQSLLFSGLEAISYNINRKNTDLKLFEFGKTYHNYPSGYEEKKHLTLFLTGNRNQETWTSGQKPTDFFLFKGYVTAVLERLGIQKTQNQPLTTDVYSEGIAISLGKDTIVEIGVVKKSILKHFGIKQEVFFADFNWAAILKLISNKVKFTEIPKYPEVRRDLALLLDQAVTYESIYTIAKQTEKSLLKNVDLFDVYEGQNLPEGKKSYALSFSIQDSSKTLTDEQIDKIMSKLQKNFETELGAVLR, encoded by the coding sequence ATGAAAATATCATACAACTGGATCAAACAGTTCATTAAAATAGATTGGCAATCAGAAGAAACAGCTGCTTTATTAACCGATTTAGGTTTGGAGGTAGAAGTTGTCGAGAAATACCAATCAGTAAAAGGTGGCTTAGAAGGAATAGTAGTGGGACATGTTTTGACTTGTGTGCCTCACCCAGATGCTGACCGATTAAAAATTACAACCGTTGATTTAGGTGATGGTATTCCTGTTCAAATTGTTTGTGGAGCTAGTAATGTTGCCGCTGGACAAAAAGTACCTGTAGCTACTATTGGAACTGTTTTATACGATAAAGAAGGAGAATCATTTACTATTAAAAAAGGTAAAATTCGCGGACAAGAAAGTCACGGGATGATATGTGCCGAGGACGAAATTGGTTTAGGATCAAGTCATGAAGGAATTATGGTGTTAGACCCATCTCTTCAACCTGGGATTCCAGCGGCTACCGTTTTTAAAATCGAAAATGACGAAGTTTTTGAAATTGGATTAACACCTAACCGTGCCGATGCAATGAGCCATTATGGAACAGCACGTGATTTAAGAGCGGGAATGATTCAAAGTGGTGTAAATGTAGAATTAATTACACCCTCAGTTACAAAATTTAGAGTGGATAAACGCACTTTAAAAATTGATATTGACGTTAAAGAAAGTAATTTAGTTCCAAGATATTGTGGTCTTACTATTTCAGGAATTACGGTACAACCCTCTCCTGCTTGGTTGCAAAATCGTTTAAAAGCCATTGGATTAAATCCAAAAAACAATATTGTGGATGTTACTAATTATGTATTACACGAATTAGGACAACCTTTGCATGCTTTTGATGCAGCTAAAATTAATGGTAAAGTGATTGTAAAAACGTTGCCTTCAGGAACCAAATTCACTACACTTGATGATGTAGAACGTAGTTTACACGAAGAAGACATCATGATTTGTGACGAAAACGGTCCGTTATGTATTGCAGGTGTTTTCGGTGGAAAAGAATCAGGTGTTTCAGAAAGTACAACTAGCATCTTCTTAGAAAGTGCTTATTTTAATCCTGTTAGTGTTCGTAAAACGGCCAAAAGACATCAACTAAATACAGATGCTTCTTTCCGTTTTGAAAGAGGAATTGATCCTTCTATTACCGATTATGCTTTAAAACGTGCGGCTTTATTAATTCAAGAAGTAGCGGGTGGTGAAATTACATCTGACTTAATTGATGTATATCCAAAAAAAATAGACGATTTTAGTGTGTTCTTGAATTTCAATAAAGTAACTAAAATTATTGGTCAGGAAATTCCGAAAGACATCATTAAGAAAATATTAGTTTCACTTGATATCAAAGTAAACAGTGTTACCGATTCTGGATTGGGATTGACTATTCCTGCCTATCGTGTTGATGTACAACGTGAAATTGATGTCATTGAAGAAATCTTGCGTGTGTATGGATACAATAACATCAAATTCTCCAACAAGGTCAATGCGACAATAGCTAATTCACCTAGAACTGAAGATTATAAAATTCAAAATGTTGTAGCAACGCAATTGAATTCACAAGGCTTTCACGAAATGATGGCCAACTCATTGACAACAGCTAATTATATTCAGCTTTCAGATTTATTGAAAGAAGAACATAATGTGACCATGTTAAATCCATTAAGTAGTGATTTAGCAACCATGCGTCAATCACTATTGTTCTCAGGATTGGAAGCTATTTCATACAATATCAATAGAAAAAATACCGATTTAAAATTATTTGAATTCGGAAAAACCTACCACAACTACCCTTCTGGATACGAAGAGAAAAAACATTTGACTCTTTTTCTAACTGGAAATAGGAATCAAGAAACTTGGACATCGGGACAAAAACCTACTGATTTCTTTTTGTTTAAAGGATATGTTACTGCAGTTTTAGAAAGACTAGGAATTCAGAAAACGCAAAACCAACCTCTAACAACTGATGTATATTCGGAAGGAATAGCAATTAGTTTAGGAAAAGATACTATTGTCGAAATTGGTGTGGTTAAAAAATCAATTCTAAAACACTTTGGAATCAAACAAGAAGTATTTTTTGCCGATTTCAATTGGGCCGCTATTTTGAAACTAATTTCGAATAAAGTTAAATTTACTGAAATTCCGAAATACCCAGAAGTTCGAAGAGATTTAGCCTTATTGCTTGACCAAGCGGTGACTTACGAAAGTATTTATACTATTGCCAAACAAACAGAAAAATCACTATTGAAAAATGTTGATTTGTTTGATGTGTACGAAGGTCAAAATTTACCGGAAGGAAAAAAATCATATGCTCTAAGCTTTAGCATTCAAGACAGCTCAAAAACTTTGACAGACGAGCAAATTGATAAAATCATGTCCAAGCTACAGAAGAATTTTGAAACGGAACTAGGAGCTGTTTTGAGATAG